Proteins from one Anastrepha obliqua isolate idAnaObli1 chromosome 2, idAnaObli1_1.0, whole genome shotgun sequence genomic window:
- the LOC129237542 gene encoding mitochondrial ornithine transporter 2, with product MFWENNESGPPTPPSVVRSRIVEFVAGSLGGAAQVYVSQPLDTVKVKQQTFPFLYKNMFDCFVNTYKKDGIVHGLYAGSVPAVVANVAENSVLFAAYGGCQSFVACLVGKQHTNQLNTTENAFAGFFAAFFSTFALCPTELVKCKLQALRESAECCPGVPANEHMTPWKLTRMIYKAEGIPGFFRGLTPTFMREMPGYFFFFGSYEATRELLAKPGQSKDDIGPLNTMIAGAVGGVMLWTMIFPADVIKSRIQVQNLNRGMMSVGLDILRKEGIMALYNGLLPSVLRTIPATATLFVVYEYTKKTLHKKFDALNV from the exons GTGGTGCGGCGCAAGTATATGTCTCCCAGCCACTGGACACTGTCAAGGTGAAGCAACAAACCTTTCCATTCCTCTACAAAAATATGTTCGATTGCTTTGTGAATACCTACAAAAAGGACGGCATCGTTCATGGTCTGTATGCGGGCAGCGTGCCCGCTGTCGTAGCTAATGTTGCTGAGAATTCAGTTCTATTTGCGGCGTATGGTGGTTGTCAATCGTTTGTCGCATGTCTTGTGGGAAAACAACACACCAACCAATTGAATACAACAGAAAATGCGTTTGCCGGTTTCTTTGCGGCATTCTTCTCCACATTCGCGCTGTGTCCGACGGAGTTGGTGAAGTGTAAATTACAGGCGTTACGCGAG tCAGCTGAATGTTGTCCTGGAGTACCAGCAAATGAACACATGACGCCATGGAAATTAACTAGAATGATCTACAAAGCAGAGG GTATTCCCGGCTTCTTTCGCGGTCTCACGCCGACTTTTATGCGCGAAATGCCCGGCTACTTTTTCTTCTTTGGCAGCTATGAGGCGACACGTGAATTGCTGGCGAA ACCCGGTCAGTCAAAGGACGATATTGGTCCACTTAATACAATGATTGCCGGCGCCGTAGGCGGCGTCATGCTATGGACAATGATCTTCCCCGCCGATGTAATTAAGAGTCGTATACAGGTGCAAAATTTGAATCGCGGCATGATGTCAGTGGGACTTGATATTTTACGCAAAGAAGGCATAATGGCGCTCTATAATGGGCTGCTACCCTCAGTGCTGCGTACCATTCCAGCAACTGCCACACTCTTTGTAGTGTATGAATATACGAAAAAGACGCTGCACAAAAAATTCGATGCATTAAATGTATAG